In the Mya arenaria isolate MELC-2E11 chromosome 11, ASM2691426v1 genome, one interval contains:
- the LOC128209529 gene encoding SCO-spondin-like, with protein sequence MNMMCVTSLIILAAVCGINAQIATYGDEEGSGVPYWCPRGSPRIFCKANPCTVNRCPAYPRAICRNDNPCEPACEGHFYIDGRRLTDDQCQEIATYGDEGGSGVPSWCPRGSPLVRCFVNPCTVNRCPAYPGAICRNDNPCEPACQGHFYIDGRQLTDDQCQAQGGPIVPSWCPPGSPGVFCFVNPCTVNTCPAFPSARCINDNPCNPACEGNFYLRRRKLTDAECQGGPQNTY encoded by the exons ATGAACATGATGTGTGTTACTTCGTTGATAATTCTTGCTGCAGTGTGTGGAATAAATGCAC aaatagCAACCTACGGTGACGAGGAAGGTTCGGGCGTTCCAT ACTGGTGCCCTCGCGGAAGCCCAAGGATTTTTTGTAAAGCCAACCCTTGCACCGTGAACCGATGTCCAGCCTATCCAAGGGCAATTTGCAG AAATGACAACCCGTGCGAGCCTGCCTGTGAGGGGCACTTCTACATTGATGGCAGACGACTTACAGACGATCAGTGCCAAG aaatagCAACCTACGGTGACGAGGGAGGTTCGGGCGTGCCAT CCTGGTGCCCTCGCGGAAGCCCATTGGTTCGTTGTTTCGTCAACCCTTGCACCGTGAACCGATGTCCAGCCTATCCAGGGGCAATTTGCAG AAATGACAACCCGTGCGAGCCTGCCTGTCAGGGGCACTTCTACATTGATGGCAGACAACTTACAGACGATCAGTGCCAAG CACAAGGTGGCCCTATAGTTCCAT CCTGGTGCCCGCCGGGAAGCCCAGGAGTATTTTGTTTCGTCAACCCGTGCACGGTGAACACGTGCCCTGCATTCCCAAGTGCAAGATGCAT AAACGACAATCCCTGTAACCCGGCCTGCGAAGGGAATTTCTACCTCCGCCGTCGGAAACTGACGGACGCAGAGTGTCAAGGTGGACCTCAGAACacctattaa